A DNA window from Onychostoma macrolepis isolate SWU-2019 chromosome 13, ASM1243209v1, whole genome shotgun sequence contains the following coding sequences:
- the cfd gene encoding complement factor D, with protein sequence MNRLIFATLLLYAASQTGECITGGKEAVAHSRPYMASLQWNGKHECGGFLISSQWVMSAAHCFQNGRTSGVKVVLGANSLSNAEDTKQTFEATAVYNHPDFSISNYDNDIALLKLDKPITESDAVNPVTFQRESSSDPEESDVVETAGWGSLNNLGGRPDKLQELSIKVMKRWLCGRGDYYGTKFTNNMLCAAERRKDTCDGDSGGPLLFKGIAVGITSNGGKKCGSSKKPGLYTIISNYTEWIDSTMTQ encoded by the exons ATGAATAGACTGATATTTGCCACTTTGCTGCTTTATGCAGCATCTCAGACTG GTGAATGCATCACAGGAGGAAAAGAGGCTGTTGCACACTCTCGTCCATACATGGCTTCACTTCAGTGGAATGGAAAACATGAGTGCGGAGGCTTTCTGATCTCCAGTCAGTGGGTCATGAGTGCAGCTCACTGCTTTCAGAACGG GAGGACATCTGGTGTTAAGGTTGTGTTGGGTGCTAACTCACTGTCTAATGCCGAGGACACTAAACAAACCTTTGAAGCCACTGCAGTCTACAACCATCCTGATTTCAGTATAAGCAACTATGACAATGATATTGCCCTGCTCAAG CTGGATAAGCCAATCACTGAGAGCGATGCAGTGAATCCAGTGACATTCCAGCGTGAAAGTTCGTCAGACCCCGAGGAGTCTGATGTTGTGGAAACGGCTGGGTGGGGCTCCTTGAACAACCTGGGAGGACGACCAGACAAACTGCAAGAGCTCAGCATCAAAGTCATGAAACGATGGCTCTGTGGCCGCGGAGACTACTATGGAACAAAGTTCACAAACAACATGCTCTGTGCTGCAGAAAGACGAAAGGACACCTGTGAT GGTGACTCCGGAGGTCCTCTCTTATTCAAGGGCATTGCTGTGGGAATAACCTCTAATGGAGGGAAGAAATGTGGCTCCAGCAAAAAGCCTGGACTCTACACGATCATCTCCAACTACACAGAGTGGATTGACAGTACAATGacccagtaa